The following is a genomic window from Candidatus Eisenbacteria bacterium.
GGCGTTCCTCGGCGTGCGCGGGGCCCGACTCGACACGCGGGGGCGCGCGCGCGGTGCAGCTGTACTTCGCGGCACCTGAAGGGGATCGGCTGGTGAGTGAGTCGCGCGAGATCCTCGAGCCCAGTTCGCTGCGCGAACGGGTCGCGGCACTCGTCACCGAGCTGGATCGCGGCCCGCGTGGGGACGGCGTGCCCGCTCTGCCGACCGGCACCGCGGTGCTGCGCGCCTACCTCGACGATCGCGGACTGCTCACGCTCGACCTGTCGGGTGCATTCCTGCGAGGATTCAGCGGCGGCTCGACCGCCGAGTACCTGGCCATCGCTTCGCTGCTGCGCACGCTGGGCGCGAACCTGCCCGAGGTGAAGCGGGTCCGTCTCGCGTGCTCCGGACGCCCGATC
Proteins encoded in this region:
- a CDS encoding GerMN domain-containing protein encodes the protein MQLYFAAPEGDRLVSESREILEPSSLRERVAALVTELDRGPRGDGVPALPTGTAVLRAYLDDRGLLTLDLSGAFLRGFSGGSTAEYLAIASLLRTLGANLPEVKRVRLACSGRPIATLGGHVALDRPLDVHDWP